A window of Streptomyces sp. DG1A-41 contains these coding sequences:
- a CDS encoding TerD family protein, which produces MTAELVRGQNHALSQARLEIRISAGTPIVAAAAFSDESGRIHGVEWVAHPGAPTQPGLEVSRQAAADHRLAVDLDAVPEAAHRVGVLLALPAAGASPVRFGAVAAPFVAVTGLDGAEIASYTITGLEAESAVVALELYRRQGAWKVRAVGQGYAGGLAELLTDQGLPQAHQLADSIDDAVAQGVARSVQAPPPRTADGDRSRQAAAPALGPDQGGIAPQPGQASPMPPYGGHTPGGPGQPAPRQPSYSGAAPEPDAVTQPSPPTAGGPVDYSHPRRQNAAPPPPPTAPPAAPGQSAQPVAGDATGWSMDERLYNQVWGMFEDLARSTAAYRSAVDFAESRMDKELEQVLSDPRGRIGGQGDAAREAARARHAQLVAQASQALDRDLAQLTAEAEVVEPALPPAYARWDSPVWHNYRVPMEIPMALRLGDLHLPEADRIRIPMLVRLPLERGLWIDSGRTGSSDGSFADSHTLGRLALETAVAHAARLLAVYPAGEFTVHVIDPAGSGAQPLAPLVQTGVLAAPPALGAAGVTDVLTRLIQQVDLVQMAVRGGAADSLPPGFDTSQQLLIVNDFPHGFDDRAVNQLRYLADEGPAFGVHLMMVADREESSGYGPLLDPLWRSLLRLTPVPDDHLADPWVGHAWTYEPSLVPPGSQVLQQVLAQVAVARTKGA; this is translated from the coding sequence ATGACGGCCGAGCTGGTGCGGGGGCAGAACCACGCGCTCTCCCAGGCCCGTCTCGAGATCCGGATCTCGGCCGGCACGCCGATCGTGGCCGCGGCCGCGTTCAGCGACGAAAGCGGCCGGATCCACGGCGTGGAGTGGGTCGCCCACCCGGGCGCGCCCACCCAGCCGGGGCTCGAGGTCTCCCGGCAGGCCGCCGCCGACCATCGCCTCGCGGTGGATCTGGACGCCGTGCCGGAGGCCGCCCACCGTGTCGGCGTGCTGCTCGCCCTGCCCGCCGCCGGGGCGAGCCCGGTCCGCTTCGGCGCCGTGGCCGCCCCGTTCGTCGCCGTCACCGGCCTCGACGGTGCCGAGATCGCCAGCTACACCATCACCGGCCTGGAGGCCGAGTCGGCGGTCGTCGCCCTGGAGCTCTACCGCAGGCAGGGCGCCTGGAAGGTGCGTGCCGTCGGCCAGGGGTACGCGGGCGGCCTCGCCGAACTCCTCACCGACCAGGGCCTGCCCCAGGCCCACCAGCTCGCCGACAGCATCGACGACGCGGTGGCCCAAGGGGTGGCCCGCTCGGTGCAGGCGCCCCCGCCGCGCACGGCGGACGGCGACCGCTCCCGGCAGGCGGCGGCCCCGGCCCTCGGCCCGGACCAGGGCGGTATCGCTCCTCAGCCGGGCCAGGCATCACCGATGCCGCCGTACGGCGGTCACACGCCCGGCGGGCCGGGGCAGCCCGCGCCGCGGCAGCCGTCGTATTCCGGCGCGGCGCCGGAACCCGACGCTGTCACCCAGCCGTCCCCGCCCACCGCGGGCGGTCCGGTCGACTACAGCCACCCGCGCCGCCAGAACGCCGCTCCGCCCCCGCCGCCCACCGCACCCCCGGCCGCACCCGGACAGTCCGCACAGCCCGTCGCCGGCGACGCGACCGGCTGGTCCATGGACGAGCGGCTCTACAACCAGGTGTGGGGCATGTTCGAGGACCTGGCCCGCAGCACCGCCGCATACCGCAGCGCCGTCGACTTCGCCGAGTCCCGCATGGACAAGGAGCTCGAACAGGTCCTCTCCGACCCGCGGGGCCGGATCGGCGGACAGGGCGACGCCGCCCGCGAGGCGGCCCGTGCCCGGCACGCCCAGCTCGTCGCCCAGGCCAGCCAGGCCCTCGACCGGGACCTCGCCCAGCTCACGGCCGAGGCCGAGGTCGTCGAACCGGCTCTCCCCCCGGCGTATGCCCGTTGGGACAGCCCCGTCTGGCACAACTACCGGGTACCGATGGAGATCCCCATGGCCCTGCGCCTGGGTGACCTCCATCTCCCCGAGGCCGACCGGATCCGCATTCCGATGCTGGTCCGGCTGCCGCTGGAGCGCGGTTTGTGGATCGACAGCGGCCGGACCGGATCGTCCGACGGTTCCTTCGCGGACTCGCACACCCTGGGGCGTCTCGCTCTGGAGACGGCGGTCGCGCACGCGGCACGGCTGCTCGCCGTCTACCCGGCGGGGGAGTTCACCGTCCACGTCATCGACCCGGCCGGCTCGGGCGCGCAACCGCTCGCACCCCTCGTGCAGACCGGTGTGCTCGCGGCCCCGCCCGCGCTCGGCGCCGCAGGCGTGACGGACGTGCTGACCCGGCTCATCCAGCAAGTCGACCTGGTGCAGATGGCGGTGCGGGGAGGGGCCGCCGACTCCCTCCCGCCCGGCTTCGACACCTCACAGCAGTTGCTGATCGTCAACGACTTCCCGCACGGCTTCGACGACCGGGCCGTGAACCAGTTGCGCTACCTCGCCGACGAGGGTCCCGCCTTCGGCGTCCACCTGATGATGGTGGCGGACCGCGAGGAGTCCTCCGGATACGGGCCTTTGCTCGACCCGTTGTGGCGTTCGCTGCTGCGACTGACACCGGTGCCCGACGACCATCTCGCCGACCCGTGGGTCGGTCACGCCTGGACGTACGAGCCCTCGCTCGTGCCGCCGGGCAGCCAGGTCCTCCAGCAGGTGCTCGCCCAGGTCGCGGTCGCCCGCACCAAGGGTGCGTAA
- a CDS encoding MHYT domain-containing protein → MQGTVDGFSYGLVTPLVAYLMACLGGALGLRCTTRSMLVAQSWRPGWLVLGSAAIGSGIWTMHFIAMMGFTVRGTPIHYDKPMTFASLAVAIVMVGIGIFIVGYKGARGTALFTGGTITGLGIASMHYLGMASMRLDGKLEYNTFTVGISVAIAMAAATAALWAAGQVRGFLWSVGASLVMGLAVSGMHYTGMAALSVHLHGTAEPATGESPAALLTPMLIGPLAFLLLAGVVVMFDPLMVMGKPAVVPVEQRPGIPAHTHTAHNPQRLRLRPRRTVEHRGSRTPQNR, encoded by the coding sequence ATGCAGGGCACGGTCGACGGATTCAGCTACGGCCTGGTCACACCTCTGGTGGCCTACCTCATGGCCTGCCTCGGCGGAGCCCTGGGCCTGCGCTGCACCACCAGATCCATGCTCGTCGCCCAGTCCTGGCGCCCCGGCTGGCTCGTCCTCGGCTCGGCCGCCATCGGCTCCGGCATATGGACCATGCACTTCATCGCGATGATGGGGTTCACGGTCCGCGGGACCCCGATCCACTACGACAAGCCGATGACCTTCGCGAGCCTGGCCGTCGCAATCGTGATGGTGGGCATCGGGATCTTCATCGTCGGCTACAAGGGAGCCCGCGGAACGGCCCTGTTCACAGGCGGCACCATCACCGGCCTGGGCATCGCGTCGATGCACTACCTCGGCATGGCCAGCATGCGCCTGGACGGGAAGCTGGAGTACAACACGTTCACCGTCGGCATCTCCGTCGCGATCGCCATGGCCGCCGCCACCGCCGCCCTGTGGGCGGCCGGCCAGGTCCGGGGCTTCCTGTGGAGCGTGGGCGCCAGCCTCGTCATGGGTCTCGCCGTCAGCGGCATGCACTACACCGGCATGGCCGCCCTCAGCGTCCACCTGCACGGCACGGCCGAGCCCGCAACGGGAGAGTCGCCCGCGGCCCTGCTCACCCCCATGCTGATCGGCCCGCTCGCCTTCCTCCTCCTCGCGGGCGTCGTGGTGATGTTCGACCCGCTGATGGTCATGGGCAAGCCCGCGGTCGTTCCCGTCGAGCAGAGGCCCGGCATCCCCGCCCACACCCACACCGCCCACAACCCGCAGCGCCTGCGGCTCCGCCCCCGCCGCACCGTGGAGCACCGCGGCTCCCGGACACCGCAGAACCGCTGA
- a CDS encoding sugar kinase: MGTAPSEVAARSAAGGVLLVVGDVITDVVARHEGPLAAGTDTAASIRTVPGGAGANVACWAAHRGAAEVRLLGRVGAEAAAWHERELVAHGVRPQLVVDPRAPTGTVICLVDGGASAERTFLTDSGASLRLEPADWSDALLDGVARLHLSGYLLFSEPSRALVTVAIQAARARGVPVSLDPASAGFLGELGAGRSLAIVEGVDILLPSRDEACLLTGLTDAAEAAAELSLRVPLVVAKQGHEGALVARSGKVCARVPAVPATPRDTTGAGDAFTGAFLAAVLAGAGPEEAAAEGCRAGARAVERVGGRPPLPR, from the coding sequence ATTGGAACCGCCCCGTCGGAAGTCGCTGCGCGCTCGGCGGCGGGCGGCGTGCTGCTGGTCGTCGGGGACGTCATCACCGACGTCGTCGCGCGGCACGAGGGGCCGCTCGCGGCCGGTACGGACACGGCTGCCTCGATCCGGACGGTGCCGGGCGGGGCGGGCGCCAACGTGGCGTGCTGGGCCGCGCACCGGGGCGCGGCGGAGGTGCGGCTGCTCGGGCGCGTGGGTGCGGAGGCCGCAGCCTGGCACGAGCGTGAGCTGGTGGCCCACGGCGTGCGTCCGCAGCTCGTCGTCGACCCGCGGGCGCCGACCGGCACGGTGATCTGCCTGGTGGACGGGGGTGCTTCGGCGGAGCGGACGTTCCTCACCGACAGCGGCGCGTCGTTGCGGCTCGAACCCGCCGACTGGTCGGACGCGCTGCTCGACGGCGTGGCCCGGCTGCACCTGTCTGGCTACCTCCTGTTCTCCGAACCGAGTCGCGCCCTGGTGACGGTGGCAATTCAAGCCGCACGCGCACGTGGCGTGCCGGTGAGTCTGGACCCCGCGTCGGCCGGTTTCCTCGGGGAGCTGGGCGCCGGGCGTTCCCTCGCGATCGTCGAGGGCGTGGACATACTGCTGCCCAGCCGGGACGAGGCGTGTCTGCTGACGGGGCTGACCGACGCGGCCGAGGCGGCGGCCGAGCTGAGCCTGCGTGTTCCGCTGGTGGTCGCCAAGCAGGGGCACGAAGGGGCGCTCGTGGCCCGCTCGGGGAAGGTGTGCGCCCGTGTCCCCGCCGTACCGGCGACGCCGCGGGACACCACGGGCGCCGGTGACGCCTTCACCGGCGCGTTCCTCGCCGCCGTGCTCGCGGGTGCCGGGCCGGAGGAGGCGGCGGCGGAGGGCTGCCGGGCGGGTGCGAGGGCGGTGGAACGGGTGGGCGGCAGACCGCCTCTGCCCCGCTGA
- a CDS encoding TerD family protein — protein MTVNMTKGQAISLQKNDGGSLTAVRMGLGWQAAPRRGLFGSRTREVDLDASAVLFADKQPVDVVFFRHLVSDDGSVRHTGDNLVGGVGQGGDDEAILVDLSRVPVHIDQIVFTVNSFTGQTFQEVQNAFCRLVDETNGQELARYTLAGGGQYTAQIMAKVHRSGQGWTMTALGNPANGRTFQDLMPAILPVL, from the coding sequence GTGACCGTCAACATGACCAAGGGTCAGGCCATCAGTCTGCAGAAGAACGACGGCGGCAGCCTGACCGCGGTGCGCATGGGTCTCGGCTGGCAGGCGGCTCCCCGGCGCGGCCTGTTCGGCTCGCGTACGCGAGAGGTCGACCTCGACGCCTCGGCCGTCCTGTTCGCCGACAAGCAGCCGGTCGACGTCGTCTTCTTCCGCCACCTGGTGAGCGACGACGGCTCGGTGCGCCACACCGGCGACAACCTCGTCGGCGGTGTCGGCCAGGGCGGCGACGACGAGGCGATCCTCGTCGACCTGTCACGCGTCCCGGTCCACATCGACCAGATCGTCTTCACCGTGAACTCCTTCACGGGCCAGACGTTCCAGGAGGTGCAGAACGCGTTCTGCCGCCTGGTCGACGAGACCAACGGCCAGGAGCTCGCCCGCTACACCCTGGCCGGCGGCGGCCAGTACACGGCCCAGATCATGGCCAAGGTGCACCGCTCGGGCCAGGGCTGGACGATGACGGCCCTCGGCAACCCGGCCAACGGCCGTACCTTCCAGGACCTGATGCCGGCGATCCTGCCCGTCCTCTGA
- a CDS encoding glycerophosphodiester phosphodiesterase family protein — translation MHARAVAASTTALLGTAALLFPVSPARAAGGGGLPLVIAHRGASAYAPENTLAAVDKAAELGIRWVENDVQRTRDGELVVLHDDSLRRTTDVEEVFPDRAPWKVKDFTAAEIARLDAGSWFGPAYAGARVPTLEQFVNRVERHHQKLLLEIKKPELYPGIERQTLKVLSNEGWLDRSHLAGRLIVQSFSADSVRTVHELKPAVKTGFLGTPPVSDLPLLAGFADQINPSHGSLSTAYVSSVQAFSGPHGRPLEVFTWTVDDAATAQRVAGYGVDGIITNKPDVVREAVDG, via the coding sequence ATGCACGCGCGCGCTGTTGCCGCCTCGACCACCGCGCTCCTGGGGACCGCCGCCCTCCTGTTCCCCGTCTCCCCGGCGCGGGCCGCCGGTGGCGGCGGGTTGCCGCTGGTCATCGCGCACCGAGGGGCCTCCGCGTACGCGCCCGAGAACACGCTGGCCGCCGTGGACAAGGCGGCCGAGCTGGGCATCCGCTGGGTGGAGAACGACGTGCAGCGGACCAGGGACGGTGAGCTCGTCGTCCTCCACGACGACAGCCTGCGGCGCACCACCGACGTCGAGGAGGTCTTTCCCGACCGGGCTCCCTGGAAGGTGAAGGACTTCACCGCCGCCGAGATCGCCCGTCTCGACGCGGGCAGCTGGTTCGGCCCCGCGTACGCGGGCGCGCGCGTGCCGACGCTGGAGCAGTTCGTGAACCGCGTCGAGCGCCATCACCAGAAGCTTCTCCTGGAGATCAAGAAGCCGGAGCTGTACCCGGGCATCGAGCGGCAGACGCTCAAGGTCCTCAGCAACGAGGGCTGGCTGGACCGGTCGCATCTGGCGGGCCGGCTGATCGTGCAGAGCTTCAGCGCGGACAGCGTGCGGACGGTGCACGAGCTGAAGCCGGCCGTGAAGACCGGCTTCCTGGGCACGCCGCCCGTGTCGGACCTGCCGCTCCTTGCCGGCTTCGCCGACCAGATCAATCCCTCGCACGGCTCGCTCTCCACGGCGTACGTCTCCTCCGTCCAGGCGTTCAGCGGACCCCACGGCAGGCCGCTTGAGGTCTTCACCTGGACGGTCGACGACGCGGCGACGGCCCAGCGGGTCGCCGGGTACGGGGTCGACGGGATCATCACGAACAAGCCGGATGTGGTCCGGGAGGCCGTGGACGGGTGA
- a CDS encoding pseudouridine-5'-phosphate glycosidase codes for MVLVVSEEVREAIDARRPVVALESTIIAHGLPRPRNLQVALELETAVRHAGAVPATIAVLDGRPHVGLDKEQLERVANEDGIRKLGHRDLPLATASGASGATTVSATALLAALAGVRVFATGGLGGVHREWTVTQDESADLGLLARTRITVVCAGVKSILDVPATLQRLETLGVAVAGYGTDRFPGFYLSDSGHPADWTLRTPEQVAGVMRAQDALAGPESALIVANPVPEAEQLDPELHARVLADALHACEQEGITGQAVTPFLLDYLVRHTDGASLSANLAAVRGNVRLAARIAAAWARG; via the coding sequence GTGGTGCTGGTGGTGTCAGAAGAAGTGCGGGAGGCGATCGACGCACGTCGGCCCGTGGTGGCCCTGGAGTCCACGATCATCGCCCACGGGCTGCCGCGGCCGCGCAATCTCCAGGTGGCGCTGGAGCTGGAGACGGCCGTGCGGCATGCGGGCGCGGTGCCCGCGACGATCGCCGTGCTCGACGGGCGACCCCATGTCGGGCTGGACAAGGAGCAACTGGAGCGGGTCGCGAACGAGGACGGCATCCGCAAGCTGGGCCACCGCGACCTGCCGCTCGCGACGGCCTCCGGGGCGAGCGGGGCGACCACGGTGTCGGCGACGGCGCTGCTGGCGGCGCTGGCGGGCGTGCGCGTGTTCGCCACGGGTGGACTCGGCGGGGTGCACCGGGAGTGGACGGTGACCCAGGACGAGTCGGCCGACCTGGGGCTGCTGGCGCGGACGCGGATCACCGTGGTGTGCGCCGGGGTGAAGTCGATCCTGGACGTGCCGGCGACCTTGCAGCGGCTGGAGACGCTAGGTGTCGCGGTGGCCGGTTACGGCACCGACCGGTTCCCCGGCTTCTATCTGTCCGACTCGGGGCATCCGGCCGACTGGACGCTGCGGACGCCGGAGCAGGTGGCGGGCGTGATGCGGGCCCAGGACGCCCTCGCCGGGCCGGAGTCGGCGCTGATCGTCGCCAATCCCGTCCCCGAGGCGGAGCAACTCGATCCGGAGTTGCACGCGCGCGTGCTCGCGGACGCGCTGCACGCGTGCGAGCAGGAGGGAATCACCGGCCAGGCCGTCACGCCCTTCCTGCTCGACTACCTCGTACGGCACACCGACGGCGCCTCCCTGAGCGCCAACCTGGCGGCGGTCCGCGGCAACGTACGCCTGGCGGCGCGGATCGCGGCGGCCTGGGCACGGGGATGA
- a CDS encoding methylated-DNA--[protein]-cysteine S-methyltransferase yields the protein MDSHGQVEQRGVWGVVDSDIGPLLLAATREGLVSVVFHATDAVRDRAVERLASRLGAEPVEAPGSPLLADAIRQVAAYLAGGRRDFDLPLDWSLTSGFNREVLRELASGVPYGTVVGYGDLARRVGQPGAAQAVGMAMGANPLPVVVPCHRVVESGGGIGGFGGGMETKRKLLALEGVLPEPLF from the coding sequence ATGGACAGCCATGGGCAGGTTGAGCAGCGGGGCGTGTGGGGCGTCGTCGACAGCGACATCGGCCCGCTGTTGCTGGCGGCGACCCGCGAGGGCCTGGTGAGCGTGGTGTTCCACGCCACGGACGCGGTGCGGGACCGGGCGGTCGAGCGGCTGGCGTCACGGCTCGGCGCCGAGCCCGTCGAGGCGCCCGGCTCCCCGCTGCTGGCCGACGCTATACGCCAGGTCGCGGCGTACTTGGCGGGTGGGCGCCGGGACTTCGACCTGCCGCTGGACTGGTCGCTGACCTCCGGTTTCAACCGGGAGGTCCTGCGCGAGCTGGCTTCCGGTGTGCCGTACGGCACGGTCGTCGGGTACGGCGATCTGGCCCGGCGGGTCGGCCAGCCGGGCGCCGCCCAGGCCGTGGGCATGGCGATGGGCGCCAACCCGCTGCCGGTGGTGGTGCCCTGTCACCGGGTCGTCGAGAGCGGCGGCGGCATCGGGGGCTTCGGGGGCGGGATGGAGACCAAGCGGAAGCTGCTCGCCCTCGAAGGGGTGCTGCCCGAGCCGCTGTTCTGA
- a CDS encoding VOC family protein has translation MTDNTPRLDHVVLWVRDPVAAADFYEKAVGLETIRLTEFAAGAVPFPSIRVNDETILDLMPLTFAERMTMLPGAADSAGHPVNHVCLSLHRGDFDALLSRLEERSVPVSDLSYDSFGARGKATRSFYFRDPDGNVFEARHYD, from the coding sequence ATGACGGACAACACACCACGACTCGACCACGTCGTCCTCTGGGTGCGCGACCCGGTCGCCGCCGCCGACTTCTACGAGAAGGCCGTCGGCCTGGAGACGATCCGGCTCACCGAGTTCGCCGCCGGTGCGGTGCCGTTCCCCTCCATACGCGTCAACGACGAGACCATCCTCGACCTCATGCCGCTGACCTTCGCGGAACGCATGACGATGCTGCCCGGCGCCGCCGACAGCGCGGGGCACCCCGTCAACCACGTCTGCCTGTCACTGCACCGGGGCGACTTCGACGCCCTTCTCAGCCGCCTGGAGGAACGCTCCGTACCGGTGTCGGACCTCTCGTACGACTCCTTCGGAGCCCGGGGCAAGGCCACGCGCAGCTTCTACTTCCGCGACCCGGACGGCAACGTCTTCGAGGCGCGGCACTACGACTGA
- a CDS encoding TerC family protein, producing MDVSVTLWVLTIVGLAALIAVDFFIGRKPHDVSIKEAGIWTVVWIVLAALFGLGLLIFGGGQPAGEFFAGFITEKSLSVDNLFVFVLIMAKFAVPSQYQQRVLLIGVLIALVLRAIFIAAGAAILASFSWVFYLFGAFLIWTAWKLIQEARADEQDEEFEENKLLKAAERRFGVADRYHGTKLWIQENGKRVMTPMLVVMLAIGSTDVLFALDSIPAIFGLTQDPYIVFTANAFALMGLRQLYFLIGGLLKKLVHLSYGLSIILGFIGVKLVLHALHESGVHVPEISIPVSLGVICSVLIITTITSLRASKKQAAAEAAQAQGEGAPKDSVDV from the coding sequence GTGGATGTTTCCGTGACCCTATGGGTCCTGACGATCGTGGGGCTCGCAGCCCTGATCGCGGTCGACTTCTTCATCGGCCGCAAGCCGCACGACGTGTCGATCAAGGAAGCCGGGATCTGGACGGTCGTCTGGATCGTTCTGGCCGCGCTCTTCGGGCTCGGCCTCCTCATCTTCGGCGGCGGCCAGCCCGCCGGCGAGTTCTTCGCGGGCTTCATCACCGAGAAGTCGCTGAGCGTCGACAATCTCTTCGTCTTCGTCCTGATCATGGCGAAGTTCGCGGTGCCCTCGCAGTACCAGCAGCGCGTACTTCTGATCGGTGTCCTCATAGCCCTGGTCCTGCGGGCCATCTTCATCGCCGCGGGCGCGGCGATCCTCGCCAGCTTCTCCTGGGTCTTCTACCTCTTCGGCGCTTTCCTGATCTGGACCGCCTGGAAGCTCATCCAGGAGGCCCGGGCGGACGAGCAGGACGAGGAGTTCGAGGAGAACAAGCTGCTCAAGGCCGCCGAGCGCCGCTTCGGTGTGGCCGACCGCTACCACGGCACCAAGCTGTGGATCCAGGAGAACGGCAAGCGGGTCATGACCCCGATGCTGGTCGTGATGCTCGCGATCGGCTCGACGGACGTGCTGTTCGCGCTCGACTCCATCCCCGCGATCTTCGGCCTGACGCAGGACCCCTACATCGTCTTCACGGCCAACGCGTTCGCGCTGATGGGTCTGCGCCAGCTGTACTTCCTCATCGGCGGCCTGCTGAAGAAGCTGGTCCACCTCAGCTACGGCCTGTCGATCATCCTGGGCTTCATCGGCGTGAAGCTGGTGCTGCACGCGCTGCACGAGTCCGGGGTGCACGTGCCCGAGATCAGCATTCCGGTCTCGCTCGGCGTGATCTGCTCCGTCCTGATCATCACCACGATCACCAGCCTGCGGGCTTCGAAGAAGCAGGCGGCGGCCGAGGCGGCGCAGGCGCAGGGCGAAGGCGCCCCGAAGGACAGCGTCGACGTCTGA
- the uvrB gene encoding excinuclease ABC subunit UvrB, whose translation MRPVSHIERTVAPFEVVSPYQPSGDQPTAIAELAQRIQAGEKDVVLLGATGTGKSATTAWMIEKLQRPTLVMAPNKTLAAQLANEFRELLPNNAVEYFVSYYDYYQPEAYVPQSDTYIEKDSSINEEVERLRHSATNSLLTRRDVVVVASVSCIYGLGTPQEYVDRMVPLRVGEEHDRDELLRRFVDIQYTRNDMAFTRGTFRVRGDTIEIFPVYEELAVRIEMFGDEIEALSTLHPVTGEIISDDQQLYVFPASHYVAGPERLERAVNDIEKELGERLAELEKQGKLLEAQRLRMRTTYDIEMLRQIGSCSGVENYSMHFDGRLPGSPPNTLLDYFPDDFLLVIDESHVTVPQIGAMYEGDASRKRTLVDHGFRLPSALDNRPLKWEEFQERIGQTVYLSATPGAYELSRSDGVVEQIIRPTGLVDPEVVVKPTEGQIDDLVHEIRQRTEKDERVLVTTLTKKMAEDLTDYFLELGIQVRYLHSDVDTLRRVELLRELRAGEYDVLVGINLLREGLDLPEVSLVAILDADKEGFLRSGTSLIQTIGRAARNVSGQVHMFADKITPAMAKAIDETNRRREKQVAYNKERGIDPQPLRKKINDIVAQIAREDIDTEQLLGSGYRKAKKDGGGTKSPVPSLGRTAEGAKPAKGRGKAKETVPTDRPAAELSEQIEELTARMRAAAADLQFEIAARLRDEVSEMKKELRQMKEAGLA comes from the coding sequence ATGCGGCCCGTTTCCCACATCGAACGCACGGTGGCGCCCTTCGAGGTCGTCAGCCCCTACCAGCCGAGCGGCGACCAGCCGACGGCCATCGCCGAGCTCGCCCAACGCATCCAGGCGGGCGAGAAGGACGTCGTCCTCCTGGGCGCGACCGGCACCGGCAAGTCCGCCACCACCGCGTGGATGATCGAGAAGCTCCAGCGCCCCACGCTCGTGATGGCGCCGAACAAGACGCTTGCCGCCCAGCTGGCGAACGAGTTCCGGGAGCTGCTCCCGAACAACGCCGTCGAGTACTTCGTCTCGTACTACGACTACTACCAGCCCGAGGCCTACGTCCCGCAGTCGGACACCTACATCGAGAAGGACTCCTCGATCAACGAGGAGGTCGAGCGCCTTCGCCACTCCGCGACCAACTCGCTGCTCACCCGCCGCGACGTCGTCGTGGTCGCCTCGGTCTCCTGCATCTACGGCCTGGGTACGCCGCAGGAGTACGTGGACCGCATGGTCCCCCTCCGTGTCGGCGAGGAACACGACCGCGACGAGCTGCTGCGCCGCTTCGTGGACATCCAGTACACGCGCAACGACATGGCTTTCACCCGCGGCACCTTCCGCGTCCGCGGCGACACCATCGAGATCTTCCCGGTCTACGAGGAGCTGGCCGTCCGCATCGAGATGTTCGGCGACGAGATCGAGGCGCTGTCCACGCTGCACCCGGTCACCGGCGAGATCATCAGCGACGACCAGCAGCTGTACGTCTTCCCGGCCTCCCACTACGTCGCAGGGCCCGAGCGCCTGGAGCGGGCCGTCAACGACATCGAGAAGGAGCTGGGCGAGCGCCTCGCCGAACTGGAGAAGCAGGGCAAGCTCCTGGAGGCCCAGCGCCTGAGGATGCGCACGACGTACGACATCGAGATGCTCCGCCAGATCGGCTCCTGCTCCGGCGTGGAGAACTACTCGATGCACTTCGACGGCCGCCTGCCCGGCTCCCCGCCCAACACCCTGCTGGACTACTTCCCGGACGACTTCCTCCTCGTCATCGACGAGTCGCACGTCACGGTCCCGCAGATCGGCGCCATGTACGAGGGCGACGCCTCCCGCAAGCGCACCCTCGTCGACCACGGCTTCCGGCTGCCCTCCGCCCTGGACAACCGCCCCCTGAAGTGGGAGGAGTTCCAGGAGCGCATCGGCCAGACGGTCTACCTGTCGGCGACCCCGGGAGCCTACGAGCTCTCCCGCTCGGACGGAGTCGTCGAGCAGATCATCCGCCCCACCGGCCTCGTCGACCCGGAAGTCGTCGTCAAGCCCACCGAGGGGCAGATCGACGACCTGGTGCACGAGATCCGGCAGCGCACCGAGAAGGACGAGCGCGTCCTGGTCACCACGCTCACCAAGAAGATGGCCGAGGACCTCACGGACTACTTCCTGGAGTTGGGCATCCAGGTGCGCTATCTGCACAGCGACGTCGACACCCTGCGCCGCGTCGAACTCCTGCGTGAGCTGCGCGCCGGCGAGTACGACGTGCTGGTCGGCATCAACCTCCTGCGGGAGGGCCTCGACCTGCCCGAGGTGTCCCTGGTGGCGATCCTGGACGCCGACAAGGAAGGCTTCCTGCGCTCCGGCACCTCCCTGATCCAGACCATCGGCCGCGCCGCACGCAACGTCTCCGGCCAGGTCCACATGTTCGCCGACAAGATCACCCCGGCGATGGCGAAGGCCATCGACGAGACCAACCGGCGCCGGGAGAAGCAGGTCGCGTACAACAAGGAGCGGGGCATCGACCCCCAGCCGCTCCGCAAGAAGATCAACGACATCGTCGCGCAGATCGCCCGCGAGGACATCGACACCGAGCAGCTGCTGGGCTCGGGCTACCGCAAGGCGAAGAAGGACGGCGGTGGCACCAAGTCGCCCGTGCCCTCCCTTGGCAGGACCGCCGAGGGCGCCAAGCCGGCCAAGGGCAGGGGCAAGGCCAAGGAGACGGTGCCGACCGACCGCCCCGCGGCCGAACTCAGCGAGCAGATCGAGGAACTCACCGCACGCATGCGGGCCGCCGCCGCGGATCTCCAGTTCGAGATCGCGGCCCGGCTGCGCGACGAGGTCTCCGAGATGAAGAAGGAACTGCGCCAGATGAAGGAGGCGGGCCTGGCCTGA